The Juglans microcarpa x Juglans regia isolate MS1-56 chromosome 2D, Jm3101_v1.0, whole genome shotgun sequence DNA window ctattttattattaattttaaataatttattattatatttttattattcataaattattttactattatatacagataatttaagatatttttaacatctaaacggaATATTAATCCTCGATTGTATGATTCCTTTGTTAATACGACATTCACTCGACCGCTCCCAAGTTTCAACGTTTGTGAATTTGTGAAAACTTGTTGCAGAGCCAATACGGGGCATGCATAACATGGGCACGATGCTCTTTTGTCAAGGAAATGTTTAGAGGGTGGGttgagataatattaaaatttaataaaatattattataatattattttaaaaaatcaaatttttattatattttatttaaaattttaaaaaaattataaatagataagatgagatgagatgagtgaAGATACTTTCTAAATACAAACAAGTTATCTCTTCCATGTAATTATAAATGAATTGCAATCTATGGCTAAGCAAAATCTTAGTAGATATGATTTTGTTGTGGCCTTGAGCCTCACCATATTCCCTTAAGAAGgtttaagaaaaggaaaatgataggattattactctcttattatttatttactatttattttatatttaattttttttaatttttattttacttaatagttaaggaagtgactattagtaaaattatatatattttttaattttttcttaatggttaaggatgttaaaaaaatactcaaaagaaaatgatataaaaataaaaaacttgaaatgaattatgaatagtaaatagGTAGTAATATAGTAgtggaaaaattaaaacaaaattatcttTCAAAAGTTATCAAAATAGATCCTTGGCAATTgagaaaattattagatattttcgaaatatatatgatgtgattctttttaatatcatattagaaCGTGtcatgtcattaaaaaaaaaatcttatatatataattatctcataattattaaattctattcatcatttttatattatttatttatttatttaacagtATGTAATGTAAAGataatgagaagaaaagaattcaaataaaaattattttatttttaagtcagtTTATAGAATATACCGTACacattattttaatagatttaatttataggattaaaaattaaaaatttatattgaaaTGTGTGTGAAGGCGTCAAAACAAATCTATAAAAAGTTAGGCTGATCACTCCCCTCACACGTGCCAATGTTGCCattgccaaaacaaccaaagaTGACCGAATCCACATTCCCCGGGCCACGGGGCATTAGAGGGCAGGACCCACACCCACGTCCGATGTTTTTTATGGGTCCCATCCTAGTTGTCCCTCTCATCACATGTGAATATTTCAAAGCCGGAGGGATATACAAGGTGGTTTTAAAAGCTCGACATTTTCATTCAAACATTTGAACCTCCATTTCCAAAATttcctctgtttcttttttcgcttcctttttcattttcatcgtCACAGTGCGAAACAGGCCGAGCCAGAGGCGAACGGAGATTttcgagggagagagagaggggggattGGCTGTAATTGTAACaagcattttctatttttagttttgatttttgtgttgtgctctctctctctctctttcactctctgTGAAACCAATTGGACCCCAAAGACCAAAAGATTTTGAATTAGGGTTTATGGGTTATTAAATTATCACTTTTCTGCTTATATTGTCTTGAGTTGTCTCGCATTTTCTTTCTCTGTCTCCGGCTCTCTCGGATCTCTCCAGCTGTCTCATCAATGTGAGTGATTCCCTCTTCTTTATTCCTCAATACCTTTGCAGACCACTCTTTGTTCTTAAATCCCAAATGTTCTGGCTTCGAATCTGCTTTGTAAATTTGAACTCCGAAGTGTTcatttagatattaattttttttttttttttgggatggtGTCATTTTTCGttgtcatatattttatattcgaGAACTATCAGAATGCCTAATACTTTGAGCTAATTCAAGGTGGAACATTTggttacttgaaaaaaaaaaacttgggttAGGGTTAGCTTTTTAGTGTTTGTagatatgatcaaacaaatacTGGGTAAACTACCTCGAAAACCCTCAAAATCATCCCATAATGATTCGAACAATGTCAATGATGGAGTGCTCAATACTCATTCGTCCTTGAACTTGTTCAGTGTACCGAATTCTGTTAATAGCTCGAAACCCACTTCAGCTTCTTCAAAACCTTCGAGTAATGGGACTCTTGCTCCTCACTCGTTGAGTATGAATAAATCGAATCAAGGGAAAAAATCAACTCCAGTTGCGGCTCAAGTAGGCCCTGTGCTTGCTTCGGGGGTGTATGAGGCCTTGCCAAATTTTCAAGATGTTTCGGGTTCAGAAAAGCAGAGTCTCTTTATTAGGAAACTCAATATGTGTTGTGTTACGTTCGATTTCATTGATGTAGCAAAAAATCTTAAAGAGAAGGATATTAAGCGGCAAACTTTGCTTGAGCTTGTTGGTTATGTGACATCAGTAACTTCGAAGTTCAATGAGGTGGCAATGCAGGCGATTACAAAGATGGTTACAGCCAATTTGTTTCGAACACTTCCATCTCCTAATCATGATAATAAGGCTTCAGAAATGTATGATGCAGAAGAGGAGGAACCGACCATGGAACCCGCATGGCCTCATCTACAGATTGTATACGaatttttattgagatttgtgGTTTCACCGGAGACAGATGCCAAACTTGCTAAAAGATATATTGACCAGTCATTTGTATTGAGATTGCTTGAATTGTTTGATTCTGAGGATCAAAGAGAAAGGGATTACCTAAAAACAATTCTACACCGCATTTATGGGAAGTTCATGGTGCATCGGCCATTCATTCGGAAAGCTATCAATAACATCTTCTATCGGTTCATCTTTGAGACAGAGAAGCACAATGGGATTGCAGAATTTCTTGAAATATTGGGCAGTATAATTAATGGGTTTGCTTTGCCTTTGAAGGAAGAGCACAAGCTGTTCCTTGTCCGAGCTTTGATTCCTCTTCATAAGCCAAAATGTGTATCTATGTACCATCAGCAACTTTCATATTGCATTACTCAGTTTGTGGAGAAGGATGCCAAGCTGGCTGACACTGTGATTCGAGGTCTTTTAAAGTACTGGCCCATAACTAATAGTTCCAAAGAGGTTATGTTCCTTGGTGAATTGGAGGAAGTTCTTGAAGCCACACAGGGACCAGAGTTCCAGCGCTGCATGGTCCCTCTATTTCGTCAAATTGGTCGCTGCCTCAACAGTTCACATTTTCAGGTACTGGTTTTAGACTGTTCTTTTATTTCCTTCCAAATAGTTGTTATCATCATTTCTGTCCTTTATCGTCATCCACAATCTACACAACTTTAGTTAAGCATTATTCACTCTTCATTGGAAATTTTATTGTTGTAAGAATACGATTGGGATTCCGAGTTGGGGTTTGCGTTAACGCTAGAGGCTttgatattgatatataatCTAAGCCATTAAGTTTGGAAGATGGATAGTGAAGAGATTTTTTTGGCATGGAATGTATGTTTCTAAATAGTTAATAAGTCttcatatatttatgtatgcaATAATTAAATGGGACTTCAATCATATACAGTAATATTTAATGTTCTTTTAGTCTAGTATAACCTCATCTCTGTTAATGTCAGAATTCTGTGCCCAGTACACAACCATATCTGCATTGCTTTTGAGATTCCATAATGGAGTCCACCTTTACTTCCAACCCTTCAATGTTGTGAGAATAATTGTTTAAACTCAATTCTGGAAGACTTTgtttatgtgggccattgctttagatttaaatggtctcagcttccatgattttcttgtaacagtttctagttcttaatttggtgtgttcacatgtatacttccagtgtacctgggctatgcctatctttatatcaatcaaatttcttcttacctaaaaagaaaaaaaaaaaaaattgtttaagaCTCAGGTTGTCGATATGTTTAGCCACTTATTCCCAAGGTTGGGTGTCcttattgaaaatttgaaatactaGGGTAGTCACCCTAGTTCTTGAAAATATCCTTTCTCCATAAACATGTTTTTTGGGAAATAATTTAGCACTACATCTTATTTCCCATAGTGCGATAGTgatatttttacttttcaaagCTGTGGCAGTGGATTTGTTGGGGGAAATGATGTTGCTGCTATATCccgaacattttttttttcttggtatcTCCCTCCAATATAGATCATACTTGATGCTTTGGTTGAACCattcctccccccccccccaacaaaaaaaaaacaggtgTTTCCTTACACTATGATATACCCTAAAATATTATACGATTGAAACTCTCGAACCTAGAACATCTTCCACGCTGACCCAAAAGTTGTTCAAAGCAATTATAGGCTTATAGCTGGGTTTTGATGATCTTCCAACATTGTGTGCTGTAGAACTGAGTAAAAATCCCATCAGAATTTAGTTGAAGACATCAGTTTATCCAACTAGATTGGGAATTGTTCGTTTTTTAGAAGAGAATGGAAAGGCTGGCCATCATTAATCAGGACTTGTATGCATATAGAAGATGCAAATGATGCTTTATGCCACGAATGGTACTTTCCACCTAAACTCTTTCTTTTTGCTGCAACATTTTGTCTGCATCGTGCCAGTGAGCTCTAGCTCAAATGATGCTTCTCCCTTAATAAAATGGGTAAGGTCATAAATTAAAGACCCATTGGGTGAGGTgtaacttaaaaagaaaaaaactatggTTTTTTTAAGAAGTAAACTAATGTGACGTTATTTACAAGTCTTCATCTTTGAGGCAAGCTATAGCCTATAGCTATAGcctataagtaataatattcaAGGAGTCATAAAATGAACATGTCTTGTTATCTTATACTAAAGCTGAGCAGAGCATTGTCTCATATATTGAAAGGAGTGGCTGAGATCGTCTATGCCAGAAATGTATTTCATTCATTTTCCGCTTTGTGAATTTGGAGAACttctttaataagtaaatttgGACTAAATATTTGTAGCAAGAAAAGCTGTATGATTTGCAGAAATCACATGCAGCATACATGTTGGCTGCCTTCTGCCCAACATAGATCGGTCACGAACAGAAACTTGTACTCTCCATTCTTAATTGTCTCATTACTTCTGGAGCTTCCCTGCATACTTTCCAATTACTAGGCTTATGGCCATGCATTTTGTTTGAGCGTgtgaaattcaaaatcaatAAGAGATTACTGGATGGATGTTTAACTGGCAGGTATCTGAACGTGCATTGTTCTTGTGGAACAACGATCACATAAGAAATTTAATCACACAGAACCGTAATGTGATTCTGCCTATAATTTACCCAGCTTTGGAGAGAAATACACGTGGTCACTGGAACCAAGCTGTTCAGAGTTTGACATTGAATGTGagcaaaatattttcagatgcaGATCCAACACTCTTTGATGAGTGCTCAgtgaaatatgaagaagatgaagtcaAGGAGAGGGAGACACAGGAGAAGCGAGAATCAACCTGGAAGCGCTTGGAAGATGTGGCAGCCTCTAAGGCTGTAAGCAATGAGGCTGTCCTTGTCTCAAGATTTGTCTCTTCCATTGCCATTGCTACCACCACAAAGCCTTGGGCTACTGCAGGTAATTGAGCCACTGGACATCATGTTGCAAGAGTTCGCCTTTCTCGGCTACGGGAACAAGAGCAGGCGGAATCCCATTGGTACAATCCAAGGATACTTTTGTTGGGTTTCTCCTAGTATATCAAGGAAAAATGAAGTTGGGGTTTTGGGGATATTGCGGTTGGTCCTTGTTCTTGAGATCTTGGCTCATTCCTTTGTTCTATTCCCCCATCGAGAGTCTGTATCATAAGGGTTTCGTTAAAGAAGTTCGGATACCTGTCTGATTATTACTTTATTGTGTAATGATGTAAAGGATGTTTCCTTTTGTGCCATAGCCTTGTTTATTTCGTACCGAGTTGTGTTTGTGTCAGACGCATATACAAtctttcttccaaaaattttaaTCTACCGTGTCTTATGGTTGGCGGAACAAATTGCGCGCTGAACAAGTTGCCATGACTggtttattttactattgtgaGCATGACCAAGTAATGTCTGCTTTTTTAGTATCTCCGGgactaagggcttgtttggacacttggtgTTGAAGCATTTTTTGGGACTGGTCGGAAAGGAAGAATCAGTAATCCTTGGAAATTGATTGGCCCACGATAGTAGCTTGAGTGTCGGTGCGATGTCCTTGCATTCATCCATGAGAGtaaacaataaataacatataaataatagagacatacaaatttacataatttgaCATAAAATCTATATCTACGGGATATTTGAGAGCAAATCAACTATACTTGATGATTTATACAGTATCTCGTAACCTCATATATTTATCAGTACAATAAGGATAGCAAAATGGAGGTTGATGACCTTATTGTCtagataaagaaaatgatatctcTAAAACCCCCAAAATGAGGGTAGAAGAAGTCGTCCTTTGTCTGGTAGGGAATCCCCCTTTTATCGAGGCATTTCTCTTTGACTCTGACTTTACTTCTCTTACTCTTCACCTCTTTAGTTTTTATCTTTACCTTTTATCCTTATGCTTTTGGTGATCCTTTCTTAGCGGGCTGGGCCTGATCAATTTTGTATCAACACTCGAAGATttgaactattttaaaattttgtgaatagttataaaatgatacgtgaataaaaattcattaagatattttattagattttaaaaaataaaaaaaaagttaaaaaatgagaaaaaaatggtttaataatcttttttggAGAGATAAatggtttaatttttattttattttttattcttttaagagATGCCATTTTGCCCCAAAACTACGTGAACAAGTGCGTGACACTTTTGGGAGACTAAcattgtctttttattttgaaatttgaaaaaattatattaatttttgtattttgttttaaaatttgtaaaaattttaatatttaggtaatgatttaatgaaaaagttaaaaatttaaaattaaaaagtgttttatctctaAGAAGGAAATTGcaagaagttttaaaaatatctcatcccatcccatctaCCAAATATACCCTTGTGATGTATCCTCGTGAACCAAAAGGTTTTGTTAGTATCCAAGGGACTAAGATGTATACCTTATGTTTCGGAAAGTAAAATGTTTGGTGTAcaatgagattttagaaaatgaagtttACAATTTA harbors:
- the LOC121248613 gene encoding serine/threonine protein phosphatase 2A 59 kDa regulatory subunit B' gamma isoform-like, encoding MIKQILGKLPRKPSKSSHNDSNNVNDGVLNTHSSLNLFSVPNSVNSSKPTSASSKPSSNGTLAPHSLSMNKSNQGKKSTPVAAQVGPVLASGVYEALPNFQDVSGSEKQSLFIRKLNMCCVTFDFIDVAKNLKEKDIKRQTLLELVGYVTSVTSKFNEVAMQAITKMVTANLFRTLPSPNHDNKASEMYDAEEEEPTMEPAWPHLQIVYEFLLRFVVSPETDAKLAKRYIDQSFVLRLLELFDSEDQRERDYLKTILHRIYGKFMVHRPFIRKAINNIFYRFIFETEKHNGIAEFLEILGSIINGFALPLKEEHKLFLVRALIPLHKPKCVSMYHQQLSYCITQFVEKDAKLADTVIRGLLKYWPITNSSKEVMFLGELEEVLEATQGPEFQRCMVPLFRQIGRCLNSSHFQVSERALFLWNNDHIRNLITQNRNVILPIIYPALERNTRGHWNQAVQSLTLNVSKIFSDADPTLFDECSVKYEEDEVKERETQEKRESTWKRLEDVAASKAVSNEAVLVSRFVSSIAIATTTKPWATAGN